A stretch of Acidobacteriota bacterium DNA encodes these proteins:
- a CDS encoding type II toxin-antitoxin system PemK/MazF family toxin, with amino-acid sequence MKAYVPESGDLVWLAGHRPALVLSPRSYNAANGMAVICPVTTRIKGYPFEVALPTSGPVQGVVLADQIKNLDWRARNAAFIAQSPAATLAEVRARLKPLLGLA; translated from the coding sequence GTGAAGGCGTACGTGCCGGAGAGCGGCGACCTGGTGTGGCTTGCGGGACACCGGCCGGCGTTGGTCCTATCGCCCCGCTCTTATAACGCGGCAAACGGAATGGCTGTGATTTGCCCGGTGACGACCCGAATCAAGGGCTACCCATTCGAGGTTGCGTTGCCAACCTCCGGACCGGTGCAGGGCGTCGTTCTGGCCGACCAAATCAAGAATCTCGATTGGCGCGCACGGAACGCGGCCTTCATCGCTCAATCCCCTGCCGCGACGTTGGCGGAAGTTCGCGCACGGCTGAAGCCCTTACTGGGACTGGCCTGA
- a CDS encoding AbrB/MazE/SpoVT family DNA-binding domain-containing protein — protein MAHTVSRWGNSLAVRIPKALAEQAGLVEGAAVEMMVADGAVVVRAQGPVYTLDELVKGITPKNRHKEVSTGAPQGREVW, from the coding sequence ATGGCACACACGGTATCCCGCTGGGGCAACAGTCTGGCCGTTCGAATTCCGAAGGCCCTCGCGGAACAGGCCGGTCTCGTGGAAGGCGCTGCCGTTGAGATGATGGTGGCTGACGGCGCGGTGGTGGTACGCGCGCAGGGGCCGGTGTACACGCTCGACGAACTCGTGAAGGGCATCACGCCGAAGAACCGACACAAGGAAGTCTCGACCGGCGCTCCGCAGGGGCGCGAAGTGTGGTGA